TCTTCTTAGCACACTAAACAAGAACTAAATgacttcatactttcatgcttAGAGGCCTTGTTATATAGAACTCAGAATCCTCAACATCATATGTTTTGAGCCTGTGGGTCCAAATGGTTATAGGTGACGACCGTTAGAAGTCTGTAGGGTTTTCAGGATTTCTCATGTGGCATGTCATGACATCTTGCTGTCCATCACATTCACCCTATGCAATGGTGACAATTTCCCAACTGTCACTATATCATCGCCTCCAACCACAGACATTGGTTTTATTCTAGGCCTGCCACACGAGCACTGTTGCACAACCAGGGAGAACAAAAACAAGCACTGAAAAAAATATCAAGAGTGTTacgagaagaaaaaaaataaaccctAAAGTTTTgttctaataccatgttaaggATAGTGTTTGAAcaaaaatggagaaaagaaGATAATACCTTCCttcttatttatcaaaaaaagaaaaagaaaagagaagataaTACTTCATCGCTGTCAAGATCAAAGTTGacctaatttatttgttataaaataatctcaatttACTTTTCTAACCATAAATAAATTCTCCATGACAATATGTTTCTTGATGTTGTGTTTCTTTGTGTACATAACTTCATAAATTCTCCATATATTATTGATGTTGTGATCTCTTTATAGAGATCACTGTCTTCTTGTAGTGTGCATTTGTCTGTAAGAGATGGGGAGGTTTTGTGATTGCTttgttattatttgatttttctctttgaaatttgttattcaataaataaatacaatattGTGACACTCTGGACAACTGAATCATTATTATCATTCTTATTGTTGTGTACGTAACTGAATAAATAAGCCATTTTACTTTGTATTGTTTCTTGAATAGAATACTTAAGAGATAGAgcagtagataattttgttttcttcttatttgctGGTTTCACATTTTTCTAAACCTTTTTGATAAAAAGCtgttttaatttaatacatAGATATTGGATTCACAAGTTCTGTTCCATCATTTGTTTTTTAGGCCATATCAAATTTGTAGCCATGCCTATTTGATTTTGTCTTGTTCTTTTGTAGCTTTTGCCTCAAACCATATCAGTTGTTGCAGATAAAATCCTTGATTTCTCAATTTTGTGTGATGTTGCTCTACATGCTTTGCTGCATTGCTTTGCACATTCCCTTCATTGGTTTCTCATATCAACTTTGTGAGTTTTAGTTTTCTGGACTCACTCTCTCCTGAAGCATCATGACTTATACACAATGGAGTGGGTGCAactctatatataaaattttcctcTATGAGTAAACAGAATTTACTCTTCCTCAATTATTGGGCCCCTTGTAAAAAGATATCATAGTTAGAAACTAAAGTATTATTAACACCAAGGTACAATACATTGGCCATATATAAAAAACCTTTATGGGTTTAAGTCAGTTAAacttttttcatattaaatttatagAGCATTAGGATATATATGGAAACTATAgagaagaaaattaatatgatgtgtAGGCCATTCTGATGATAAATATAGTTTCATTGCTGCTGTGTCTCTTGGTTTCACATGGTCTCCTGACTTATTTGTATAGAGAAACTTCGGTGTCccagatttgaaattttgatatcCTTTTTTCTGCAATGTTCAATTCTGTATTTTTAATCATGTTCTGCCTAACGATTTGTTCCATAGAATTCTGTAATCAGATTATACTACACTTCCATCTATGTTGTTTCTTCATATTCTTTAATCGCAGTGGAGGAAGAGACCAAAGTATTGATTGTTGCTGCAATTGCATGGGGACTGCGCAAAAGCTCTCGGGCTATAATGTTGGCTCTGATATTCCTCATTGCAATGAAACCCGGTTTCATCCATGCTGTATATAGTATGTGTTATCGGCTCACTATTAATATGTGTTGTATTAGTTCTGTTATTAGAAATAATCAATTTCATTATTTTAGTCATTAAATCAACTTATATCATAATGCTTTTTGTTTGTCATTCTTATAATGAATAAATCATTTTGATGTTACATGAGTTCGTGGCAATTTGCTGAAACTGTGTTATGTTCTGAcctgtgctttttttttttctctgatcTGTGCTTCAGTGATATTCTTTCTCATATATCTTCTGAGCCACAACATCAGCAGAAGGATACGCCAATCTCTTATTCTTTTATGCGAAGCTCACTTTGCACTATTGTACATTCTTCAGATTGATTTGATTTCTGATAGTTTGGAGCAAAAAGGCTCTTTAAGTATGGAAGTTCTATCGCAATTAGGTACACTTTTTTGTCTCCATTTTGGATTGTTATGTATGAAGTGGACATAGTTGTGGtaaattattttccattttaGAATCACTGATATGCTTATGATATCAAATCTTAATCTTTGAAcccaaaagaataatttttaagCATTTCATTCTTATTTGAATTGATGCAGGTCTCCTTGACCATGATAGTTCCTGGGATTTCCTGGAAGTAGCTTTGCTTGCTTGCTTCTGTGCAATTCATAACCatgggtttgagatgctatttTCATTCTCAGCATTTGTGCAGCACACCCCATGTCTCCCTATCGGATTCAGTATCTTGAAAGCTGGTCTGAACAAATCAGTTTTGTTGTCAGTGTATGCCTCCGCAACCACCAAATACAGTCATGATAATCCTTCTTATGGTATAATTTTGTCCTTAGCTTAATTATTTTCCTATTGACTTCCAACATATTTCTTCTTAGATGTTTGTGGTGGTGCTGTGCTCACTTAATTATTCTGTTATTTCTATTTGGATGTGTCAATTGAGTATGGTGAATTGTCTAGATAAAACTTGGATGATGCAGAATCAGATCCAATAAGCCTTCTTCCAATTATTTGTTCTGGGTTTGTGAATTAAAGCATGATCCATTACTGTTTTAAGATTATTTAATGAACACCTCTCAGCCTGATTTTAACCTTCTTTGAGATCGTGGGTTCTATGCTTGGATGAGATGATAGGAAAATTTGGTATGTAGtttattttgtgttgtttttaaAAGACATCAGTGTCTATATCCATTATATTTAGACAGCAGGGTCTATGCCATTACTAATTCAATTGCTAGtactgttattttttattttttatttttttttttgtgttatatGCTAATATGTTTTATCTTTTTCAAGAGAGAAGGATAGCATCGTTCCTCAGTGCAATTGGGCAGAAGTTTCTTTCAGTGTATAGATCCTGTGGAACTTTCATTGCGTTCTTAACTATTCTCATCACTGTGTACCTGGTGAGACCCAATCATACGTCATTTGGGTACTTATCCCTTGTCCTTTTTTGGATAATTGGAAGACAGCTTGTTGAGAGGACGGAAAGACAGCTATGGTTTCCTTTAAAAGCATACTCAATCATGGTGTTTCTCTTTATCTATTGCTTGAGCAGTTTCTCCAGCTTTGCGATGTGGCTATCCAGGTTGATAGACCTCTACTTCTATTTAGGCTACAACTCAGAAGCTTCACTGCTGGAAAATGTCTGGGAATCTTTGGCAGTCTTGATTGTAATGCAACTTTATAGCTATGAGAGAAGGCAAAGCAGGTATAACAGGGCAGTTGATTCAGATACCCTGGAAACTGGAGCACTTGGGTTTCTCAAACGGTTTCTTATTTGGCACAGCCAGAAGATCTTGTTTATTGCTTTGTTCTATGCATCGTTATCCCCAATTAGTGCACTTGGCTTTTTGTATCTGCTTGGCCTCATCATCTGTTCAACTTTACCTAAAGGTTCCCGGGTCCCATCCAAATCATTCTTAGTTTACACTGGATTTCTAGTGACAGCTGAGTATCTCTTTCAGATGTGGGGTGAACTGGCTGAGATGTTTCCTGGGCAGAAACATTCTgatctttccatttttttgggtttctctgTATTTAAGCCAGGCTTCTGGGGACTTGAATCAGGCTTGAGGGGAAAAGTGCTGGTAATTGCTGCATGTACTCTTCAATACAATGTCTTCCGTTGGTTGGATAAAATGCCAAGGGCTATTCTAAACAAAGGACAGTGGGAAGAGCCTTGTCCATTGTTTGTTTCGGAAGAGGATGTTTCAGCTGATGTTTCTATTTCTAATGAGGAAAATAAGCCATCATCAGATTCTGGTGTGCCTGTAGAACAAGAGGGAGTGACAAGCAATTCATGGCAGTTTTTCAACTCTGGTCTGTCTCAATCATCTAATCCTGTATCCTCCAAAACTGGCAGCAGTGATGGTGGCAGTGCTAGAAAATATACATTTGGGTATATCTGGGGAAGTACCAAGGAGAGTCATAAGTGGAACAAGAAGAGGATTCTTGCCCTGAAAAAGGAGAGGTTTGAAACACAGAAATCGCTCTTAAAGATATATTTGAAGTTTTGGATGGAGAATTTGTTTAATCTCTTTGGTCTTGAGATAAACATGATTGCCTTGCTTCTTGCCAGCTTTGCTTTGTTGAACGTCATCTCTATGCTATATATTGTATTGCTTGCAGTTTGCATTCTTCTGGATCGAAATATTATACGTAAATTGTGGCCGGTGTtagtcttcttctttgcttctacTCTTATTCTCGAGTACTTTGCTATCTGGAAGAGTACTTTGCCTTATAGTGAAGATATTCGAATTGATTCTAATGTAGATTGCCATGACTGCTGGGGAATCTCTACTCAATATTTCCAGTATTGCAAGAACTGTTGGTTGGGTATGACTTTCTCGGCCATTCTCTAATTGCTTCTTATTCTATTGTACAGTGAATAAGTTCTCTCCTGAGATGGCCTAGATGTTCAGATAAATTTTAATCTTCCTGTTTTCTGTAATAAAAGTTATCCCCCTCGTTCTCTCTTATCTTTTATGCTCAGAAGAAATCCATTATAGATTTTTAATATGGATTTTAAAGGGCTTTTCGATTTTTTCCCACCATCAAACTGCAACCATTTGTTGGTTCCTTCAGTTTGGTTGAATGCTCAGACCAAGTCCTGATATCTTTTTGATTATCTCTTATGATTTTATGTTACTTTATTTGCTGTTTTTGTCTCAGTCTCTATTCATTTTAAGACATTTATCTTAACCCGTCCACGTTGTCTGCCACATTTTCAGGACTTATTGTTGATGATCCTCGAACACTTACCAGCTATTTTATGGTCTTCACGCTTGCTTGTTTCAAACTTCGTGCTGATCACTTGTCCAGTTTCTCAGGGTCATCAATATATCGCCAGATGATGTCTCAACGTAGAAACATGTTTGTGTGGAGAGATCTATCTTTTGAAACTAAAAGCATGTGGACTTGTCTTGACTACCTGAGGCTTTACTGCTACTGCCATCTTCTAGATCTTGTGCTTGCATTGATTTTGATTACTGGAACCCTCGAGTATGACATTCTGCACCTTGGTTATCTTGGCTTCGCTCTAGTTTTCTTTCGAATGAGACTCCAAAtactgaagaagaagaacaagataTTCAAGTTCTTGCGTATATACAACTTTGCTCTCATTGTTCTTTCTCTTGCCTACCAATCTCCTTTTGTGGGGGAGTTTAGTGCTGGGAAGTGTGAGACAGTGGATTATATATACGAAATGTTTGGATTCTATAAGTATGACTATGGATTCCGAATTACTTCAAGATCTGCGCTAGTTGAAATTATCATATTTGTGCTGGTGTCACTTCAGTCATATATGTTTTCCTCTCAGGAGTTTGACTACGTGTTCCGATATCTTGAAGCAGAACAAATTGGTGCCATTGTGCATGAGCAAGAGAAGAAAGCTGCATGGAAAACTGCACAATTACAGCATATTCGTGAATCTGAGGAGAAGAAACGCCAGCGTAACTTGCAAGTGGAGAAGATGAAATCTGAGATGCTCAACTTGCAAATCCAGCTTCACAGCATGAACTCAACTGCCAACTGCAATAGTGTTTCTCCACGCAGTGAAGGCCTAAGGAGGAGGAGTACTTCTATTATCTCTAATAATGATACTGGGACCCCTGATAAAGAAGAACTAATTCTTAGGAAACAAGAACAGATCATCAGAGAGGATTCACCATTCCCTTTTGAATTGTTTGAGTCTCCTGCTGCTACCAATGCAGGAAGTCCATCAGCTGCTGAGACTACAAAGTGTTCGGTGGGATCTCCTCATTGTGAAATCACTGAAGTTGAATTGGATAGCTCTGACGGTGCCTTTGTTGATTTCCACAAAAAAGAGAAAGTCCAAGTCCAGGCAAAGGAAAACCCATTGATATCTGCAGTACAGATTATAGGTGATAGTGTCTCCCAAGTGCAATCAATTGGAAATCAGGCAGTCAACAACCTTGTGAGCTTCTTGAACATAGGACAAGAAGATTCAGATATGAAACAGAACTTGTTTGCTGAGGATGGGGTATATGATGAGATGGAGAGCCAAAAATCAGAGTACTTGTCTTTGAATCGGTCATCTTCTCTGCAGTCTGATCAGAGTTCTGATGCTGCAAGTCTGCAGTTGGGAAGGATCTTCTGTCACATATGGTCCCAAATGCGATCCAATAACGATGTTGTGTGTTATTGTTGCTTTATTCTTGTCTTTCTTTGGAACTTCAGTCTGCTGTCAATGGTGTATCTTGCAGCTCTATTCTTGTATGCTTTATGTGTAAATACCGGCCCAAGCTCAATCTTCTGGGTTATCATGCTAATCGTCACAGAAGTTAATATTTTGCTTCAGTATCTGTACCAAATTATCATCCAGCACTGTGGTTTAAGAATTGACTCAGACCTACTTCGAGAGCTGGGATTCCCTGCACATAAAATAATGTCATCCTTTGTGGTCAGCTCTTTACCTCTTTTCCTTATCTACTTATTTACCCTCATACAGAGCTCTATAACTGCAAAAGATGGTGAATGGATGTATTCTACAGACTTCAATTTTTGTAAGAAGAGTGCTCTCTATAGAAAAGAGGTTCTTGTGAAGTATAGCTTGAGTGAGAGCACAATGGGAGTTCTAcagataattaaaaatatggtAAAATTGACATTCAGAAGCATCTTTAGGTATGGGAAATCGTTGACACAGGGTGCAGAGTCTCCTCCTTACTTTGTTCAGGTGTCTATGGATGTCAAATCATGGCCAGAGGATGGGATTCAACCAGAGAGGATTGAGTCTGGAATAAACCACTTGCTAAGAATTGTCCATGAGGAAAGATGCAAatcacaaaaccctagcctGTGCCCTTTTGCTAGTAGGGTTCATGTTCAAAGCATTGAAAGAAGTCAAGAAGACCAAAATGTGGCACTAGTTGTTTTTGAAGTGGTATATGCATCACCTTTGACAGAGTGTGCTTCTGCAGAATGGTATGAGTCACTAACTCCAGCAACTGATGTAGCAAAGGAGATTCTTAAAGCACAGCATGCTGGGTTTGTCAAAGAAATTGGATTCCCATACCCTATACTCTCTGTAATTGGGGGAGGCAAAAGAGAAGTTGATCTGTACGCCTACATATTTGGTGCAGATTTGATTGTATTTTTCCTGGTTGCTATTTTCTACCActcaatcataaaaaata
This genomic window from Carya illinoinensis cultivar Pawnee chromosome 7, C.illinoinensisPawnee_v1, whole genome shotgun sequence contains:
- the LOC122317255 gene encoding piezo-type mechanosensitive ion channel homolog isoform X4 codes for the protein MLSCVKCDLEEMDYIMSTRESSLTEQLLPSKHSFLIRESRSGVKHTNVLLRGAVFRTFSINFFTYGFPVSLFALCFWSFHFASLCAFGLLAYVGYIAYAFPSLFHLHRLNGLLLVFILLWAVSTYIFNVAFAFLNRKLGKDMDIWEMVGLWHYPIPGFFLLAQFCLGILVALGNLVNNSVFLCLTDEHGQSSNANSSAEVEEETKVLIVAAIAWGLRKSSRAIMLALIFLIAMKPGFIHAVYMIFFLIYLLSHNISRRIRQSLILLCEAHFALLYILQIDLISDSLEQKGSLSMEVLSQLGLLDHDSSWDFLEVALLACFCAIHNHGFEMLFSFSAFVQHTPCLPIGFSILKAGLNKSVLLSVYASATTKYSHDNPSYERRIASFLSAIGQKFLSVYRSCGTFIAFLTILITVYLVRPNHTSFGYLSLVLFWIIGRQLVERTERQLWFPLKAYSIMVFLFIYCLSSFSSFAMWLSRLIDLYFYLGYNSEASLLENVWESLAVLIVMQLYSYERRQSRYNRAVDSDTLETGALGFLKRFLIWHSQKILFIALFYASLSPISALGFLYLLGLIICSTLPKGSRVPSKSFLVYTGFLVTAEYLFQMWGELAEMFPGQKHSDLSIFLGFSVFKPGFWGLESGLRGKVLVIAACTLQYNVFRWLDKMPRAILNKGQWEEPCPLFVSEEDVSADVSISNEENKPSSDSGVPVEQEGVTSNSWQFFNSGLSQSSNPVSSKTGSSDGGSARKYTFGYIWGSTKESHKWNKKRILALKKERFETQKSLLKIYLKFWMENLFNLFGLEINMIALLLASFALLNVISMLYIVLLAVCILLDRNIIRKLWPVLVFFFASTLILEYFAIWKSTLPYSEDIRIDSNVDCHDCWGISTQYFQYCKNCWLGLIVDDPRTLTSYFMVFTLACFKLRADHLSSFSGSSIYRQMMSQRRNMFVWRDLSFETKSMWTCLDYLRLYCYCHLLDLVLALILITGTLEYDILHLGYLGFALVFFRMRLQILKKKNKIFKFLRIYNFALIVLSLAYQSPFVGEFSAGKCETVDYIYEMFGFYKYDYGFRITSRSALVEIIIFVLVSLQSYMFSSQEFDYVFRYLEAEQIGAIVHEQEKKAAWKTAQLQHIRESEEKKRQRNLQVEKMKSEMLNLQIQLHSMNSTANCNSVSPRSEGLRRRSTSIISNNDTGTPDKEELILRKQEQIIREDSPFPFELFESPAATNAGSPSAAETTKCSVGSPHCEITEVELDSSDGAFVDFHKKEKVQVQAKENPLISAVQIIGDSVSQVQSIGNQAVNNLVSFLNIGQEDSDMKQNLFAEDGVYDEMESQKSEYLSLNRSSSLQSDQSSDAASLQLGRIFCHIWSQMRSNNDVVCYCCFILVFLWNFSLLSMVYLAALFLYALCVNTGPSSIFWVIMLIVTEVNILLQYLYQIIIQHCGLRIDSDLLRELGFPAHKIMSSFVVSSLPLFLIYLFTLIQSSITAKDGEWMYSTDFNFCKKSALYRKEVLVKYSLSESTMGVLQIIKNMVKLTFRSIFRYGKSLTQGAESPPYFVQVSMDVKSWPEDGIQPERIESGINHLLRIVHEERCKSQNPSLCPFASRVHVQSIERSQEDQNVALVVFEVVYASPLTECASAEWYESLTPATDVAKEILKAQHAGFVKEIGFPYPILSVIGGGKREVDLYAYIFGADLIVFFLVAIFYHSIIKNNSEFLDVYQLEDQFPKEFVFILMIIFFLIVLDRVIYLCSFAMGKVVFYLFNLILFTYSVTEYAWHMEPSQQHAGGLALRAIYLAKAISLALQAIQIRYGIPHKSTLYRQFLTSEVSRINYLGYRLYRALPFLYELRCVLDWSCTTTSLTMYDWLKLEDIHASLYLVKCDAVLNRANHKQGEKQTKVTKCCNGICLFFILICVIWAPMLMYSSGNPTNIANPVKDASVQVDIKTASGRLTLYQTTLCEKLQWDNLNADIDLDPRGVLDTYNKIDIQLICCQADASILWLVPTTVQTRFIQSLDWETEMDIIFTWVLTRDRPKGKEVVKYERTIDTPDLPKRSDVQKVLNGSMNSFRICNIYPRYFHVTGSGDIRPLEQEEISVSADLFINRGTNEWWSFRDVNSSDVTGCGGLTGPMAVIFSEETPPQGIIGDTLSKFSIWGLYITFVLAVGRFIRLQCSDLRMRIPFENLPSCDRLMAICEDIYAARAEGELGVEEVLYWTLVKIYRSPHMLLEYTKTD
- the LOC122317255 gene encoding piezo-type mechanosensitive ion channel homolog isoform X3, which produces MTVHTWKSSSVIYFLVVQLLAVSVALVDIYGNRFGLVPWRASCWGHFLSVVEHLGSRLRVASCLLLPAIQLVVGISHPSWVSLPFFLGSCVGLVDWSLTSNFLGLFRWWRPLQLYAGFNIVLLYVYQLPIEFPNTIQWIANFIGLFKVSANSEWPEFCSCLSLVFFYIMLSCVKCDLEEMDYIMSTRESSLTEQLLPSKHSFLIRESRSGVKHTNVLLRGAVFRTFSINFFTYGFPVSLFALCFWSFHFASLCAFGLLAYVGYIAYAFPSLFHLHRLNGLLLVFILLWAVSTYIFNVAFAFLNRKLGKDMDIWEMVGLWHYPIPGFFLLAQFCLGILVALGNLVNNSVFLCLTDEHGQSSNANSSAEVEEETKVLIVAAIAWGLRKSSRAIMLALIFLIAMKPGFIHAVYMIFFLIYLLSHNISRRIRQSLILLCEAHFALLYILQIDLISDSLEQKGSLSMEVLSQLGLLDHDSSWDFLEVALLACFCAIHNHGFEMLFSFSAFVQHTPCLPIGFSILKAGLNKSVLLSVYASATTKYSHDNPSYERRIASFLSAIGQKFLSVYRSCGTFIAFLTILITVYLVRPNHTSFGYLSLVLFWIIGRQLVERTERQLWFPLKAYSIMVFLFIYCLSSFSSFAMWLSRLIDLYFYLGYNSEASLLENVWESLAVLIVMQLYSYERRQSRYNRAVDSDTLETGALGFLKRFLIWHSQKILFIALFYASLSPISALGFLYLLGLIICSTLPKGSRVPSKSFLVYTGFLVTAEYLFQMWGELAEMFPGQKHSDLSIFLGFSVFKPGFWGLESGLRGKVLVIAACTLQYNVFRWLDKMPRAILNKGQWEEPCPLFVSEEDVSADVSISNEENKPSSDSGVPVEQEGVTSNSWQFFNSGLSQSSNPVSSKTGSSDGGSARKYTFGYIWGSTKESHKWNKKRILALKKERFETQKSLLKIYLKFWMENLFNLFGLEINMIALLLASFALLNVISMLYIVLLAVCILLDRNIIRKLWPVLVFFFASTLILEYFAIWKSTLPYSEDIRIDSNVDCHDCWGISTQYFQYCKNCWLGLIVDDPRTLTSYFMVFTLACFKLRADHLSSFSGSSIYRQMMSQRRNMFVWRDLSFETKSMWTCLDYLRLYCYCHLLDLVLALILITGTLEYDILHLGYLGFALVFFRMRLQILKKKNKIFKFLRIYNFALIVLSLAYQSPFVGEFSAGKCETVDYIYEMFGFYKYDYGFRITSRSALVEIIIFVLVSLQSYMFSSQEFDYVFRYLEAEQIGAIVHEQEKKAAWKTAQLQHIRESEEKKRQRNLQVEKMKSEMLNLQIQLHSMNSTANCNSVSPRSEGLRRRSTSIISNNDTGTPDKEELILRKQEQIIREDSPFPFELFESPAATNAGSPSAAETTKCSVGSPHCEITEVELDSSDGAFVDFHKKEKVQVQAKENPLISAVQIIGDSVSQVQSIGNQAVNNLVSFLNIGQEDSDMKQNLFAEDGVYDEMESQKSEYLSLNRSSSLQSDQSSDAASLQLGRIFCHIWSQMRSNNDVVCYCCFILVFLWNFSLLSMVYLAALFLYALCVNTGPSSIFWVIMLIVTEVNILLQYLYQIIIQHCGLRIDSDLLRELGFPAHKIMSSFVVSSLPLFLIYLFTLIQSSITAKDGEWMYSTDFNFCKKSALYRKEVLVKYSLSESTMGVLQIIKNMVKLTFRSIFRYGKSLTQGAESPPYFVQVSMDVKSWPEDGIQPERIESGINHLLRIVHEERCKSQNPSLCPFASRVHVQSIERSQEDQNVALVVFEVVYASPLTECASAEWYESLTPATDVAKEILKAQHAGFVKEIGFPYPILSVIGGGKREVDLYAYIFGADLIVFFLVAIFYHSIIKNNSEFLDVYQLEDQFPKEFVFILMIIFFLIVLDRVIYLCSFAMGKVVFYLFNLILFTYSVTEYAWHMEPSQQHAGGLALRAIYLAKAISLALQAIQIRYGIPHKSTLYRQFLTSEVSRINYLGYRLYRALPFLYELRCVLDWSCTTTSLTMYDWLKLEDIHASLYLVKCDAVLNRANHKQGEKQTKVTKCCNGICLFFILICVIWAPMLMYSSGNPTNIANPVKDASVQVDIKTASGRLTLYQTTLCEKLQWDNLNADIDLDPRGVLDTYNKIDIQLICCQADASILWLVPTTVQTRFIQSLDWETEMDIIFTWVLTRDRPKGKEVVKYERTIDTPDLPKRSDVQKVLNGSMNSFRICNIYPRYFHVTGSGDIRPLEQEEISVSADLFINRGTNEWWSFRDVNSSDVTGCGGLTGPMAVIFSEETPPQGIIGDTLSKFSIWGLYITFVLAVGRFIRLQCSDLRMRIPFENLPSCDRLMAICEDIYAARAEGELGVEEVLYWTLVKIYRSPHMLLEYTKTD